The genomic DNA tcgcatatatgagacatatattcaattttacctGTATATATCccggatatatacttttttcgtaCGGGATATCAAAATTTAGTCATAATTACTATAGGGAAAGTAACTAATGGGTTCCGATGGCTTTTACTTCAGAcatgagtaaaaaattactattccaCAAATAAAAGATACAAACTCttagtaattttgaataaCGATAGCACATTTAAATTGtggaatagtaattttttacttttgtcaAAAGTAACAGCTATCGGATTCCATTAATGGTTTTGGGTTACTTTCCACAGTAGTTTTTCATATGTTATATAGATTTTGCGcacatatatatgcatattcTCTAGTGGGTTTCATTGTTTTTCCCGGCTCAATTATTTCTTCTAGAATAATGTCCAATTTATTTTGAAGAACATATTAATCCactcctaattttttttacaaaaaccgagaaattCTCAAACACTTTTAAGTCAGCATCACTCAAAAGTAcgtaatttcataaaatcgaCGTTGCAACAAGTTTTGATTgacttaaatataataaataggGCATTTTTTCACactatctatatatagttaaacACTTTAGATCGAAGTAGTTGGTATGCTAAAAGTTATATAGATGTTTACCATCTGTGAGCTCTGCATACTTTATGCAAAACCAAAACAACTTCTCATAAAGTTCAAAGTAAACGCGAATAATCTTAATATGTTTAAAGCACAACAGAACGGTTACTAAGCTATCTTTAACCacgttattaattatatgtcATTCTCAGGAAATAGTTTGtttaattcattataatttaattactttgtagctatatataaatttacgtatatatttttaaattttattaattattcataagcTTATTCCAggttttgaaattcaaataatttataaataattgaacattacttttttttttatttaaataaataaaaaaaaaatagttgtgtatatatttgaataagtaatttttcaacagtaaatatacatatatttttcctgtcttatattatttgttttattttaaaaaatttcttttaaggaaaatttttctttgaagCTGCGGTGAAAACAcaaatttgtataaataacgactatttattttcatattttgaataaaataatatttatttagagagggaaagtgtaattttattgCCCGTTACCTTTTGACAACCGCgttttttacaatattaagaaataaataaataaaagttaagtaATAGTTGAGAAAACCTTGAACAGAATTCAAACATCTCATTATTGTTCGTTCCATCGCCTTAAGCCTTTTTCTTAGAATTAATGAACAAACTCGGCAATTGACTGCTAAAGcgaaagtaacaaaaaaaaagaaaataggaaaaaaaataagaaaagatcGATCTTATGAACTTGAGAGTCTTTGACGGGAattacaaaagaaaataataaaaaataaaataaaatagttgttTTAGCAATCAAAAAGTCGAAttatttgttactttttttgacctcaaaactcattcaataTGTATCGAATCATTAGAAAAGGTTTTTTAAGATACTTTGcgactaaaaatatatacgtttattattttatgatacgtccgtatttttttttatcgagggcaaataataatgactgttttttttgtatgttataaatattttcaatccaAATACTACTTGTAGGCTTCAAGCCATTTTCAGACCCCCCCCccctactttttaaaaaatattcaatgattttcaattttaatgaccgtatccaaaatttgattattaatttaaaagaagttaaagcattaattgaaaaaagggaGACGCGGTCACAATTTTACCAAgacattgatttttaaaaaaattatttacaattgatatcaattaggaattaaacgaaatttgaaatgtcaaattgttttaaaaaatttatttatcaaatttgcgtttaactcctaattgataactgatttgtttttttaaatctatatctcggcgaaattgtaactgcgttgtCTTTTTTCCAATCAATGctctccctgattaaaaactccaatTGAAACCGCTGAATTCCGATTGACTCCGATTGAAATCCGATACACTTTCAATCGGAATTCAttggtttcaatcggagtttttaatcagggctaattttttgaaattaattaataaaattttaatacttttatgaCAGTTCTAGAtcatagaatatttttaaagcgggggggggggggtactGTCTCAGAATGCCCTTAATAGCTTTTAACTAAACTTTTATCGAATAATCTGAAACTTATTACAAGtcagataaataaattcaaagtacCAGCAATTATaaagatattttgaaataattattcacaAAAATCAATGAAGAATGCATAAATATTGTAATGGATAAGAGAATAACTTGATAGACACGTTGAAAAATACAAGTAACAATTCTTATTCTCACGTCTTATGTGACGTTGataaagtgttttttttttttttttcaataacatgTTTCCAGAAATACTACGAAAAATTATGCGCAATAATTCTAAATGCTAagaaaaaatgagtgaaagtaactttaatatttttaaagttattaataaataaaacagcaGCCTCGAGAGCTTTTCTTGTCAAAAATGTTGATTATATAGTTGGCGTTTTCGAATATGATCTTAAAAAACGAGATGAGTTGATTTTTCTACACCAAGTGGTTTTAATTATTCGATATACGGTTTTGACGGGttcaaaaaacataaaaaactattaaaattattaattaattaatataccggaaaaaattttagcacCATTTTCGTTCAATTCAACATCGATAACTTTAACACCAGGCATAGTTTTAAaccgtttttttttgcagtgtaCACgagaataaatttacaaaaattagtatgaAACTAAGAAATATCTATTATTTGACTCACGTTATActgtatcatatatttttacacgtATCTTCTGTTCGattacaaatttcaaattcgacGTGAcgtagatgaaaaaaaatacgcgGAAGTCTTAAATACTCagagaagataaaaaaatatgaattattaatttcttacctactcaaattgaatatatataaaagcacagattttttttatgactagtTATTATCAGCTTctaaaaaaacaacttttttcgCGGgtctcaaaattataattatgtggCTACTCAAATCCATAATAGTCTCGACATTGCTGATACATAAATCATCAGCAGCCGAACGTCCGGATATATATCTtacaaatatcaaatttatagtcgggatttttgaaaataatcctGAGATCACCGATCGAGATGTTTATTTGCATCAAGGCGTTTTGATACACCGCCAACTTGTTCTCACGAGTtcagataatttttacaaaaacattGAATTAAAAGTGCGCGCTTACAATTGGCCGAGTCGAATTCGTCTGTATAATGACCAAAAAACATCACCGTCTAATTATGAAGAACGAAGAGTGGATACTATTGAATATAATGACGATGAAACGTctagaatattaatattagttttaattcaaccattcgaaaatattaataatattgtcaATGACGATTTTAcacctgaaaatttttatcatacagattcaaataaaaaatgcgtatttataaaattgaaatttacgGAAAACCGGTGTACAAAATGTAAGTTtctgtttaataataaaattatattagttttttaagtattgaataataatattattactttgtCTAGTCGCGTGTGATTCAAAAGTCAGAGTTAAACAGCGTAAAATCAAACCAAATACACAATTATCATCTTATAAATGCGATCTAgatattataagaaaaatttttaaagttaatcgaataaatgataataatttttactgtgCTCATCAGACTGGTCGATTCAAATGCCACGTAAGTATCAGTAAAATGATTATTTCcgtgaaaaattaatcatgCCCATATATGGAGCATTAGACtgtgtcaaaaaaatcgattgtttttttgtttaaattacatggaaaatattgttcaagatgacggaaaaaaatactgttaaaatttgagctcttaatattaatattagcGACCGCCCCATCGCAATTTCTGATTTCCcatataaataacatgggaaattttttttaaagcttgaaattttatcacttaTCAGCGAATCAGTGTATTGGAAAAATCaatagactttttttgttgaaaatttgacactctacaaaaaaagccTCTTGTCTCTTATGATCTCCTCATTTTTCCGATACACTGATCCACTGATGAGTGATAAAATtctagtttaaaaaaaaattttcccgcgtTATTTAAAAGCGAAATCGAAAATTGCGACGACGCggctgttaatattaatatttagagctcaaattttatcagtatttttttccgacatcttgaacaaaatttgccgtataatttttgaaaaataaatagccGATTTTTTTGtcacagtctaatatatataaatttttttttttgagcatgTAAAGCATTCGCATATGggataattttctttttaaatatttttagaactATCCAGGAGCTGCTCTTGCTTGCGAATCAACGCAACGGGGACAATATTTTCTAGCAGGAATCAATACtgctaataataattgtaactttatatttgaaaatactCAGCGCCTTAACGATTGggttaacaaaatattaaaagatattATGTTTGAAATtggatattaattttaattcaaattaaatattaataacatcAACTCATCAGGTCATGctgttaataaatttcaaatttatcaacCTGTACTACCATGAgctcgtttttattttaatacccactatttaaaaattttgaactaaaaGTTTTTGAAAGAACAAAAttgcattttaaaaataaaaataaatataaaaatttcactatCAATTTAAAGTtcgtattaataaaatttttttgcgaacaaaataatttaaaaacattactGACCCACCATGATGATAAATGTCTCTGGTTGTCTCTTCTCAGCAAACTCCGCCACCAGCAGTATCACCGGATTCAAAATCATCCTGGTCATGATGTCCAACAAAATCACGACACTtcactttttatcataaactttaaaattttcaacacttttaaaataaatttattcataatttcgtcttccaaaaatttaaatgtaatggCGCcaacataaaattcaaacttcATCGGCCTCAATTAATTATGagactgaaattagccgactactaatttttagatttttgaaaaaccgtaaatttaaaaaaaaaaaacgtttcaaaaaattgcacccatagttttttaaattttctacatgtgcatatttttattttttaaatttaattaattgttgaaaacaaaatccaaaaattttaaactgtccactaacttcaggatcgtaattaattaaattaatttaattcttagtaaataagaattaaattactttactATCACTGACTCTAATTAAAcaccaaatgattttaatttcacTTAGGATCCAACCcgaattttaacttttaaacatcAACACAACATACAGCTCAGTgtcatgacaaaaaaaaatatttctcacTTTTTTTCTCCATCGGCacacaataattttataaaataattatactgaTATTTCACgacttatttttcattaatttaaacaaaaagaattaataaaaaccaCTAAAACTTAATAAACACTCAGAGCAACATCTCTTTGTCCTCAACCAAGTCTGCCCTTTGTCTACTAAATACAAAATGGCGCCGAGAACTTTCCATTAGCGAACCGTGGTACGAATAGCCGATTGAAGGTACATTTCGAAATGCACcttcattaattattcttattacttgcgcggtaaatttaaatatttgaaaaat from Microplitis mediator isolate UGA2020A chromosome 7, iyMicMedi2.1, whole genome shotgun sequence includes the following:
- the LOC130672176 gene encoding uncharacterized protein LOC130672176, giving the protein MWLLKSIIVSTLLIHKSSAAERPDIYLTNIKFIVGIFENNPEITDRDVYLHQGVLIHRQLVLTSSDNFYKNIELKVRAYNWPSRIRLYNDQKTSPSNYEERRVDTIEYNDDETSRILILVLIQPFENINNIVNDDFTPENFYHTDSNKKCVFIKLKFTENRCTKFACDSKVRVKQRKIKPNTQLSSYKCDLDIIRKIFKVNRINDNNFYCAHQTGRFKCHNYPGAALACESTQRGQYFLAGINTANNNCNFIFENTQRLNDWVNKILKDIMFEIGY